A genomic segment from Xyrauchen texanus isolate HMW12.3.18 chromosome 21, RBS_HiC_50CHRs, whole genome shotgun sequence encodes:
- the LOC127661738 gene encoding extracellular calcium-sensing receptor-like — MLIFLYTLLLFHYLHVKGEKTPCQMMGEPKYPLLSKDGDVTIGGIFAVHSKETLPSFDFKQKPQLLSCSSVNLRDFRLAQIMTFAVDEINRSQRLLPNVSVGYRIYDTCGSRMSAMSATMALMNDQDFAAVDRCNGQSPIHAIIGETESSATVILSRTTGPFKIPVISHAATCECLSNRKDYPSFFRTVASDYHQGRALAYIVKHLGWSWVGAVNSDNDYGNNGMAIFLKTAKEEGICVEYSEKFYRTEPEKLLKVVNVIKRGTAKVIVSFISFLEMGLLMEQLSIQNITGLQMIGVEGWITANGLITPNSFRVLGGSLGFAVRKLLIEGFSDYVIKAFWDTAFPCTKRNGNSSQIDFDCRKYQDLLVLNNYNEDVPEQRFVSNVYKAVYAVAYALKSLLRCKEQEGCEKSQIIQPQQVVEALEKVKFTVKIGDHVQFDNTGSAVAQYEVVNWQQDSDGSIQFKPVGYYDASLPSYQRFVLNTKIIVWAGGQLEKPRSVCSESCPPGTRKAAQKGRPVCCYDCIPCAEGEISNETDSNNCKLCPGEYWSNAEKNECVLKAVEFLSFTEVMGIVLVFFSMFGVGVTVLVALLFYSKKDTPIVKANNSELSFLLLFSLTLCFLCSLTFIGRPTEWSCMLRHTAFGITFVLCISCVLGKTIVVLMAFKATLPGNNVMKWFGPAQQRLSVLAFTLIQVLICVLWLTISPPFPYKNLKYHKEKLILECSLGSTIGFSAVLGYIGLLALLCFILAFLARTLPDNFNEAKFITFSMLIFCAVWITFIPAYVSSPGKFTVAVEIFAILASSFSLLFCIFAPKCYIILYKPEQNTKQHVMGKMSSKSL, encoded by the exons ATGCTTATCTTTCTTTACACACTCCTGCTTTTCCATTACCTTCATGTAAAGGGGGAAAAGACTCCTTGCCAAATGATGGGAGAGCCAAAGTACCCACTGCTGTCAAAGGATGGAGACGTAACTATTGGAGGAATTTTTGCAGTCCACAGTAAAGAAACATTACCttcatttgattttaaacaaaAACCTCAACTTTTATCATGCTCCAG TGTGAATCTTAGAGATTTTCGATTGGCTCAAATCATGACCTTTGCCGTTGATGAGATTAACAGAAGTCAACGTTTACTCCCAAATGTTTCAGTTGGCTACAGAATATATGATACATGTGGTTCAAGGATGTCTGCTATGAGTGCAACTATGGCATTGATGAATGATCAGGACTTTGCAGCAGTGGACAGATGCAATGGACAGTCTCCTATACATGCTATCATAGGGGAAACAGAGTCTTCTGCCACAGTGATTCTGTCCAGAACTACAGGACCTTTTAAAATTCCAGTG ataagtCATGCAGCTACATGTGAATGTCTCAGTAACAGGAAAGATTACCCCTCTTTCTTCAGGACTGTTGCTAGTGATTACCATCAGGGAAGAGCACTTGCATACATAGTCAAGCACTTAGGCTGGTCCTGGGTGGGAGCTGTGAACAGTGATAATGACTATGGAAACAATGGAATGGCCATATTTCTGAAAACAGCCAAAGAGGAGGGCATTTGTGTGGAATACTCTGAGAAATTCTACAGAACAGAGCCTGAAAAACTCTTAAAAGtggtaaatgtaataaaacgcGGCACTGCAAAAGTGAtagtttcatttatttcatttcttGAAATGGGCTTGCTTATGGAGCAGCTCAGTATTCAGAACATTACGGGCCTCCAAATGATTGGAGTGGAGGGATGGATAACTGCAAATGGTTTGATCACACCAAACAGTTTTCGTGTGCTGGGAGGGTCACTGGGGTTTGCAGTAAGAAAACTCCTTATTGAAGGGTTTTCAGATTATGTTATAAAAGCATTCTGGGACACAGCTTTTCCATGTACAAAAAGAAATGGGAATTCTTCTCAAATTGATTTTGATTGCAGAAAATATCAAGATTTACTTGTGCTGAACAATTACAATGAAGATGTACCTGAACAGAGATTTGTTAGCAATGTCTACAAAGCAGTGTATGCTGTGGCTTATGCACTAAAGAGTCTGCTTAGGTGCAAAGAACAGGAAGGTTGTGAAAAAAGCCAGATAATACAACCacaacag GTGGTTGAAGCTTTGGAAAAGGTAAAATTCACTGTAAAGATAGGAGATCATGTACAGTTTGACAACACTGGTTCTGCAGTAGCCCAGTACGAAGTTGTGAACTGGCAGCAGGATTCTGATGGATCAATCCAGTTTAAACCAGTGGGTTACTACGATGCCTCATTGCCCTCTTACCAGCGCTTTGTGCTTAACACTAAAATCATAGTCTGGGCTGGAGGTCAGCTGGAG AAGCCAAGGtctgtttgcagtgagagctgtcCACCAGGAACTAGGAAGGCTGCCCAGAAAGGAAGACCTGTCTGCTGTTATGACTGTATTCCATGTGCAGAAGGAGAGATCAGTAATGAGACAG ATTCAAATAACTGCAAGCTGTGTCCAGGGGAATACTGGTCTAATGCTGAGAAAAATGAATGTGTGTTAAAGGCTGTAGAGTTTCTTTCATTCACAGAAGTTATGGGTATAGTGCTAGTTTTTTTCTCAATGTTTGGAGTAGGAGTAACTGTGCTGGTGGCTCTCCTGTTTTACAGCAAGAAGGACACCCCCATAGTAAAAGCCAACAACTCCGAACTGAGCTTTCTGCTGCTTTTCTCACTGACTCTGTGTTTTCTCTGTTCACTTACTTTCATTGGTCGGCCCACTGAGTGGTCCTGTATGTTACGTCACACAGCATTTGGGATCACTTTTGTCCTCTGCATCTCCTGTGTTCTAGGAAAAACAATAGTGGTCTTAATGGCCTTCAAGGCTACACTTCCAGGAAACAATGTAATGAAATGGTTTGGGCCTGCACAACAAAGACTCAGTGTTCTTGCCTTTACACTTATACAAGTTCTTATATGTGTGTTGTGGCTAACAATATCTCCTCCTTTTCCATATAAAAATCTGAAATACCATAAGGAAAAGTTAATTCTTGAGTGCAGTCTGGGTTCTACGATTGGTTTCTCTGCTGTGCTGGGTTATATTGGGCTTCTGGCTCTGTTGTGCTTCATTCTGGCTTTTCTAGCTAGGACACTGCCTGATAACTTTAATGAAGCAAAATTCATCACATTCAGTATGCTCATATTCTGTGCTGTATGGATCACATTTATTCCCGCTTATGTCAGTTCCCCTGGAAAATTTACTGTAGCTGTGGAGATATTTGCCATTTTAGCTTCAAGCTTTAGTTTACTCTTCTGTATATTTGCACCAAAATGTTACATTATCCTTTATAAGCCtgaacaaaacacaaagcaacatgTGATGGGAAAGATGTCATCTAAgtctttatga
- the LOC127661747 gene encoding extracellular calcium-sensing receptor-like gives MLFCLYTLLLFHFLHAKEEKTLCRMMGDPKYLLLSKDGDITIGGIFAVHSKETLPSFEFTHKPQLLSCTSVTLRDFRMAQIMIFAIDEINRSESFLPNVSIGYKIYDTCGSRLSSMSATMSLMNDQDSAAGDRCNGQSPIHAIIGETESSATVILSRTTGPFKIPVISHSASCDCLSNRKEYPSFFRTVASDYHQGRALAYVVKHLGWSWVGAVNSDNDYGNNGMAIFLKTAKKEGICVEYSEKFYRTEPEKLLKVVNIIKKGTAKVIIAFVSLLEMSLLIEQLSLQNITGFQVIAVEGWVASKSLITPKSFHVLGGALGFAVRKINIEGFSDYVVNTFWDTAFPCTEGNGNSSQYASSCKRFQDLLVLKNYNEDVPEQRYASNVYKAVYAIAFALHSLLKCNEQDGCEKDLTIQPQQVVASLKKVNFTVKFGDQVWFDSTGAAVAKYEVVNWQQDSDGSFQLKPVGSYDASKTPHQSFVLNTENIIWAGGQLEKPRSVCSESCPPGMRKAAQKGRPVCCYDCIPCAEGEISNVTDSNNCKLCPGEYWSNAEKNECVLKAVEFLSFTEVMGIVLVFFSLFGAGLTVLVALLFYSKKDTPIVKANNSELSFLLLFSLTLCFLCSLTFIGRPTEWSCMLRHTAFGITFVLCISCVLGKTVVVLMAFKATLPANNIMKWFGALQQRLSVLAFTLIQVLICVLWLTMFPPFPHENMKYYKEKIILECSLGSTIGFSSVLGYIGLLALLCFILAFLARTLPDNFNEARFIAFSMLIFCAVWITFIPAYVSSPGKFTVAVEIFAILASSFGLLFCIFAPKCYIILFNPEQNTKQHVMGKTSSKSY, from the exons ATGCTTTTCTGTCTTTACACACTCCTACTTTTCCATTTCCTTCATGCAAAGGAGGAAAAGACTCTTTGCAGAATGATGGGAGATCCGAAATACCTGCTGCTGTCCAAGGATGGAGACATAACTATTGGAGGAATATTTGCAGTCCACAGCAAAGAAACATTACCTTCATTTGAGTTTACACATAAACCTCAGCTTCTATCATGCACCAG TGTGACTCTGAGAGATTTTCGGATGGCACAGATCATGATCTTCGCCATTGACGAGATTAACAGAAGTGAAAGTTTTCTTCCAAATGTTTCTATTGGCTACAAAATATATGATACCTGCGGTTCAAGACTGTCTTCAATGAGTGCAACTATGTCACTGATGAATGATCAGGACTCTGCAGCAGGTGACAGATGTAATGGACAGTCTCCTATACATGCTATCATAGGGGAAACCGAGTCTTCTGCCACAGTGATTCTGTCCAGAACTACAGGACCTTTTAAAATTCCAGTG ATAAGTCACTCAGCCTCATGTGATTGTCTCAGTAATAGGAAAGAGTACCCCTCTTTCTTCAGGACTGTTGCTAGTGATTATCACCAGGGAAGAGCACTTGCATACGTAGTCAAGCACTTAGGCTGGTCTTGGGTGGGAGCTGTGAACAGTGACAATGATTATGGAAACAATGGAATGGCCATATTTCTGAAAACAGCCAAGAAAGAGGGCATTTGTGTAGAGTACTCTGAGAAATTCTACAGAACAGAGCCTGAAAAACTCCTAAAAGTGGTTAACATCATAAAAAAAGGCACAGCAAAAGTGATTATTGCATTTGTTTCACTTCTTGAGATGAGCTTACTAATTGAACAGCTCAGTTTACAAAACATTACAGGCTTCCAAGTGATTGCAGTGGAGGGCTGGGTTGCTTCAAAGAGTTTGATCACTCCAAAAAGCTTCCATGTGCTTGGGGGGGCACTGGGGTTTGCAGTAAGAAAAATCAATATTGAAGGGTTTTCAGATTATGTTGTAAACACATTTTGGGATACAGCTTTTCCATGCACAGAGGGAAATGGGAATTCTTCTCAATATGCATCAAGCTGCAAAAGATTTCAGGATCTACTTGTTCTGAAAAACTACAATGAAGATGTGCCAGAACAAAGGTATGCAAGCAACGTCTACAAAGCGGTGTATGCTATAGCTTTTGCACTACACAGTCTACTCAAGTGCAATGAACAAGACGGTTGTGAAAAAGACCTGACAATACAACCACAGCAG GTTGTTGCATCtttgaaaaaagttaatttcactgTAAAGTTTGGAGATCAGGTGTGGTTTGACAGCACTGGTGCTGCAGTAGCCAAGTATGAAGTTGTGAACTGGCAGCAGGACTCAGATGGATCATTCCAGTTAAAACCAGTGGGTTCCTATGATGCCTCAAAAACGCCTCACCAGAGCTTTGTGCTGAACACTGAAAACATAATTTGGGCAGGAGGACAGTTGGAG AAGCCAAGGTCTGTGTGCAGTGAGAGCTGTCCACCAGGCATGAGGAAAGCTGCCCAGAAAGGAAGACCTGTCTGCTGTTATGACTGTATTCCATGTGCAGAAGGAGAGATCAGTAATGTGACAG ATTCAAATAACTGCAAGCTGTGTCCAGGGGAATACTGGTCTAATGCTGAGAAAAATGAATGTGTGTTAAAGGCTGTAGAGTTTCTTTCATTCACAGAAGTTATGGGTATAGTGCTAGTTTTTTTCTCATTGTTTGGAGCTGGATTAACTGTGCTGGTGGCTCTCCTGTTTTACAGCAAGAAGGACACCCCCATAGTAAAAGCCAACAACTCAGAACTGAGCTTTCTGCTGCTTTTCTCACTGACTCTGTGTTTTCTCTGTTCACTTACTTTCATTGGTCGACCCACTGAGTGGTCCTGTATGTTACGTCACACAGCGTTTGGGATCACTTTTGTCCTCTGTATCTCCTGTGTTCTGGGAAAAACAGTAGTGGTATTAATGGCCTTCAAGGCTACACTTCCAGCAAATAATATCATGAAATGGTTTGGTGCTCTTCAACAGAGACTCAGTGTTCTTGCCTTTACACTTATACAGGTTCTTATCTGCGTGCTTTGGCTAACAATGTTTCCTCCTTTTCCACATGAAAATATGAAATACTATAAGGAAAAGATCATTCTTGAATGCAGTCTGGGTTCTACGATTGGTTTCTCTTCTGTGCTGGGTTATATTGGGCTTCTGGCTCTGTTGTGCTTCATTCTGGCATTTCTGGCTCGGACACTGCCTGATAACTTTAATGAAGCCAGATTCATTGCATTCAGTATGCTCATATTCTGTGCCGTATGGATCACATTTATTCCCGCTTATGTCAGTTCCCCTGGAAAATTTACTGTAGCTGTGGAGATATTCGCCATTTTAGCCTCAAGCTTTGGTTTACTATTCTGCATATTTGCCCCTAAATGTTATATCATCCTGTTTAATCCTGAACAAAATACAAAGCAACATGTTATGGGAAAGACATCATCTAAGTCCTATtga